The window CGGTCATATCGATCGATTCGGTGCAGGTATTCTTGAAGGTGACATACTCATCGTTGAGGTTATAGCAATCATTGCCCTCTGCATTCCAGTTAAAATAAAGGATACCGATGCATTTAGATAAACCTTCTGATTGTTGCCATATTCCTCTTTTTGCGTTTTTTGCTTCTTCTTCGGCTTTTTCAAAGTCATCTGAATATCTCGTGTTTGGAGGTATGATATAGACGTTAGCGTATCCTTCTCTAACCAGTTCTAAGTTTACAAATCTATCATCAATGTAAATATACCTTAACAGTCTTCCATATTTGTCCTTATCCTCAACATCCTTTTCCAACATTACTGTTTTTCCTTCAATTAATTTCTTTAGCATATTTGTCGCTTCTTCGTAGTATGGTTGTCCCATCTCTGGCGTATTAATTCCGAGCAATCTGACCCTTTCGCCGTTCTGTAATTCTACAGTATCACCGTCTATTACACTGGTTACAACAGCGGTTGAGATTGGTCGTTCCGTTTCAAGGCATCCCGCAAAAATTAGAGCCAACGTGATTACA of the Candidatus Syntrophoarchaeum caldarius genome contains:
- a CDS encoding micrococcal nuclease, giving the protein MKKKTIARLLAAIVITLALIFAGCLETERPISTAVVTSVIDGDTVELQNGERVRLLGINTPEMGQPYYEEATNMLKKLIEGKTVMLEKDVEDKDKYGRLLRYIYIDDRFVNLELVREGYANVYIIPPNTRYSDDFEKAEEEAKNAKRGIWQQSEGLSKCIGILYFNWNAEGNDCYNLNDEYVTFKNTCTESIDMTGWSVKDEANHIYTFPDFELAGGATVTLYTGSGMDTKRALYWNSSGHTCNAIWNNDGDTLYLREVGGNLVISYSYSGFD